In a genomic window of Pedobacter sp. KBS0701:
- a CDS encoding CehA/McbA family metallohydrolase, with the protein MAIQSKYFRFLICLILMLNAGYLQAQETVNPPAIINTYGIWLKGDLHVHSRHSIESSNNSIAKIINFSKSVGMDYLAITDHDNHVNGDVAHHTWADPEFKSDSLLLLYGAEWTTTRGHGNVFSDKPYNHQRLYDIRDARDVNIGKVKKSLGIHLSANHPSGKDNFGFSYDLVQSIEVWNSAVWPKNANAIMIWDDMLSSGRMMTGRGGSDTHHGVPTAAEKPSANTYQAEFNYVGTPTTWVFAKQRSLTAIIDALDHGKTAVSSNPFAPRVEFYADYGGNGKFEMMMGDNAVSKGKPIKFQVQLIGNKLPKEQYTVTVIKNGAKLNSFQVSGEVPAFQFTDTPDLKGRAYYRVTVEGKNTDYPQVPKSAGLSEKMVALSNPIYFNFDPEF; encoded by the coding sequence ATGGCTATTCAATCAAAATATTTTCGTTTTTTAATTTGCCTTATTTTAATGCTCAATGCTGGCTATCTCCAGGCACAGGAAACCGTAAATCCTCCGGCAATAATAAATACATACGGAATTTGGCTAAAGGGTGATTTACATGTACACTCAAGACATAGTATAGAATCATCTAATAATTCGATTGCGAAAATTATTAATTTTTCAAAGTCAGTTGGTATGGATTATCTGGCCATAACCGACCATGATAATCATGTTAATGGCGATGTTGCTCACCATACCTGGGCGGATCCGGAATTTAAATCTGATTCATTGCTTTTGCTTTATGGTGCCGAATGGACAACAACCAGGGGACATGGAAATGTATTTTCTGATAAGCCATACAACCATCAACGTCTTTATGATATCAGAGATGCCCGTGACGTCAACATTGGGAAAGTTAAAAAATCTTTAGGTATCCATTTATCGGCAAATCATCCCAGCGGAAAAGATAATTTTGGCTTTTCGTACGATTTGGTTCAGTCTATAGAGGTCTGGAATTCGGCTGTTTGGCCGAAGAATGCCAACGCAATAATGATTTGGGATGACATGCTTTCTTCGGGCAGGATGATGACAGGCAGAGGTGGAAGCGATACCCATCATGGTGTGCCTACTGCAGCTGAAAAACCAAGTGCAAATACATATCAGGCAGAATTTAATTATGTAGGTACACCAACAACATGGGTTTTTGCCAAACAACGTAGCCTTACTGCGATTATAGATGCTTTAGATCATGGAAAAACTGCTGTAAGTTCCAATCCTTTCGCGCCAAGAGTTGAGTTTTATGCTGATTATGGAGGCAATGGTAAGTTTGAAATGATGATGGGTGATAATGCGGTTTCAAAGGGTAAACCTATAAAGTTTCAGGTGCAATTGATTGGCAATAAATTACCTAAAGAGCAATATACTGTTACAGTAATCAAGAATGGAGCAAAGCTGAACAGTTTTCAGGTTAGCGGTGAAGTTCCTGCTTTTCAGTTTACCGATACACCAGATTTAAAGGGCCGCGCCTATTACCGTGTTACGGTTGAAGGTAAAAATACTGATTACCCTCAGGTGCCAAAGTCTGCCGGGTTAAGCGAAAAAATGGTGGCGCTATCTAATCCGATCTACTTTAATTTTGATCCTGAATTTTAA
- a CDS encoding phosphatidylinositol-specific phospholipase C1-like protein, with amino-acid sequence MRLITCFGLLLVVPAIALITKKDDLPINQIQVIGSHNSYKQAINPALFNVIKSQDSVAANSLDYEHIPMPEQLDMGLRNLEIDVYADEKGGKYAHPRGLEQVKGQPAFDKDGEMNKPGFKVFHVPDLDFRSSALTFVIALQQLKKWSDANPDHTPVFITLEAKDDSIKRKGFTQPEPFTSKTFDELDAVIIQNLGKEHILSPDEVRGKYKTLEEAVLAKNWPKLSQAKGKFLFVLDAKDRKRSTYIQGHPSLKGRVLFANADPGTPEAGLMIRNNPKDEQIPELVKKGYIIRTRADADTKQARNNDWSDFEAACKSGAQIITTDYYKKSTHFKSDYAISFADGKYFRANPLFKK; translated from the coding sequence ATGAGACTGATTACCTGCTTTGGTTTATTGCTGGTTGTACCTGCAATTGCCTTAATTACTAAAAAAGACGATTTGCCAATCAATCAAATACAGGTTATCGGCTCGCACAACAGTTATAAGCAAGCCATTAATCCTGCGCTGTTCAATGTTATTAAATCACAGGATTCGGTAGCCGCCAACAGTCTGGATTATGAACATATTCCGATGCCCGAGCAATTGGATATGGGTTTAAGAAATCTCGAAATCGATGTTTATGCTGATGAGAAGGGTGGTAAATATGCCCATCCCAGAGGTTTAGAACAGGTAAAGGGGCAACCTGCATTCGATAAAGACGGTGAAATGAATAAACCCGGATTCAAGGTATTTCATGTTCCGGATTTAGATTTCAGGTCGTCGGCACTAACTTTTGTGATTGCATTACAGCAATTAAAGAAATGGTCAGATGCTAATCCGGACCACACACCAGTTTTTATCACTTTAGAAGCTAAAGATGACTCGATAAAGCGTAAAGGATTTACGCAGCCTGAGCCCTTTACAAGTAAAACTTTTGATGAACTGGATGCTGTGATTATTCAAAATTTAGGGAAAGAGCATATTTTAAGTCCGGATGAGGTGAGAGGCAAATATAAAACTTTGGAAGAGGCTGTGCTGGCCAAGAACTGGCCGAAACTTAGTCAGGCCAAAGGTAAATTCCTTTTCGTTTTGGACGCTAAAGACAGAAAGCGCTCCACCTATATTCAGGGGCATCCTTCACTTAAGGGTCGCGTACTATTTGCCAATGCAGACCCGGGAACGCCTGAAGCAGGTTTAATGATTCGAAATAATCCGAAGGATGAGCAAATTCCTGAATTGGTGAAGAAAGGTTACATCATCAGGACCAGGGCCGATGCGGATACGAAGCAAGCCAGAAATAACGACTGGAGTGATTTCGAAGCCGCCTGTAAATCGGGCGCCCAGATTATTACAACAGATTACTACAAAAAAAGTACGCACTTTAAATCAGATTATGCCATCAGTTTTGCTGATGGAAAATACTTTAGAGCGAACCCTTTATTTAAAAAGTAA
- a CDS encoding RagB/SusD family nutrient uptake outer membrane protein, protein MKKFIILFNILACLMVMESCSKLDVDVESQYVKENFPYTPADYTALFGTMYSNLSSQYGVPYWRMQELSTDAAILPARDGNFDDGGQYRQLHYHTWTIDHPNVRDIWQWGFGGINNCNRLINLTTESVASDASKAKSIAEIRAMRALYYYFMMDLYGNVPIIDAFPVSTPPGNQTREKVFEFIEKELLAIVAQLPVKDNTNRILVYGRPTQAMVYALLEKMYLNAEVYTGKPRYTDAVTMADNILKNSNYSLDAKYSDIFDVNNGPQINETIFAIPYDQQIPGNQITRFGFYPALAPAYGINVGFSISMSTTPEYFNRFNLSNDIRTTFWLVGKQYAPDANRKPDLTKPVYVAGTTTQIEITPDLILKPGKPMDLGNTVADQAKGVRSVKYWPDPNAIQATRLNGNDMPVLRLADVMLMKAEAILRGATATTVNSELQTPLVLVNKIRSRAGAESATTVTLSTLLDERAREFSWEAWRRNDLIRFGQFETEYPLPNDVLFMNKDITRRIYPIPANELKLNANLKQNPGY, encoded by the coding sequence ATGAAAAAGTTTATCATCCTGTTTAATATTCTTGCCTGTTTGATGGTAATGGAGTCGTGCAGCAAGCTAGATGTCGATGTAGAATCGCAATACGTTAAAGAAAATTTTCCCTATACCCCTGCAGATTATACAGCACTTTTTGGCACCATGTATTCTAACTTATCATCACAGTACGGCGTGCCTTACTGGAGAATGCAGGAACTTTCTACCGATGCGGCTATCCTGCCCGCCCGTGATGGAAATTTTGATGATGGTGGCCAGTACCGCCAGTTGCATTACCATACCTGGACCATTGATCATCCAAATGTTAGAGATATCTGGCAGTGGGGTTTCGGCGGTATTAACAATTGCAACCGCTTAATAAATCTTACAACTGAATCAGTAGCATCTGATGCTTCAAAAGCTAAAAGTATAGCTGAAATAAGAGCAATGAGGGCATTGTATTATTACTTTATGATGGATTTGTATGGAAACGTACCCATTATAGATGCCTTTCCGGTGAGTACGCCTCCTGGAAATCAAACCCGCGAAAAAGTATTCGAATTTATAGAAAAGGAGCTTTTAGCTATTGTTGCTCAATTACCGGTAAAGGATAACACCAACCGGATTTTGGTTTACGGCAGACCAACACAGGCAATGGTTTATGCTTTGCTGGAGAAAATGTATTTAAACGCAGAAGTTTATACCGGCAAACCAAGATATACAGACGCCGTTACCATGGCCGATAACATTTTGAAAAACAGCAATTATAGTCTGGATGCAAAATATAGCGATATTTTCGATGTAAACAACGGTCCGCAGATTAACGAAACCATTTTTGCAATTCCTTATGATCAGCAGATTCCAGGAAATCAAATCACCAGATTTGGCTTTTATCCTGCGCTGGCGCCAGCCTATGGAATAAACGTGGGTTTTAGTATTTCGATGAGTACCACGCCTGAATATTTCAACCGTTTCAACTTAAGTAATGATATTCGTACAACTTTCTGGCTGGTTGGTAAGCAATATGCGCCGGATGCAAACCGTAAACCTGATTTAACCAAACCTGTTTATGTTGCAGGAACAACAACTCAAATTGAGATTACCCCTGACCTTATTTTAAAACCAGGTAAACCGATGGATTTAGGTAATACAGTTGCTGATCAGGCAAAAGGTGTCCGCTCAGTAAAATACTGGCCAGATCCAAATGCCATCCAGGCAACCAGGTTAAACGGAAACGATATGCCGGTTTTACGTCTTGCCGATGTCATGTTAATGAAAGCCGAAGCCATATTAAGAGGTGCAACAGCAACAACCGTTAACAGTGAGTTACAAACGCCTTTGGTTTTAGTTAATAAAATAAGAAGCCGTGCCGGCGCTGAAAGCGCAACAACGGTTACTTTGAGTACTTTGCTTGATGAAAGAGCGCGTGAATTTAGCTGGGAGGCCTGGAGAAGAAATGATTTAATCCGTTTCGGGCAATTTGAAACTGAATATCCACTCCCGAATGATGTGCTTTTTATGAATAAAGACATCACCAGGAGGATTTATCCAATTCCTGCAAATGAGCTGAAACTGAATGCAAATTTAAAACAGAACCCAGGCTACTAA
- a CDS encoding FecR family protein, producing MGRSIAVSLLKKYLSGDCTVSEIKEVDQWFDSMDEVPEDLVGLSDDQRKLVEDKIFERILLNIQTKGQQKIISLPKKSIRISTMLWAAASLVVVLGAVLTWRYISQLHLQNQTAKLHQSNHIKPGGNRAVLTLDDGSSVVLTEAKIGALADQQNVSVVKTAEGELSYKMHTGSASSKISFNKITTPLGGKYSVVLPDGSKAWLNAKSSLRFPTAFKGAERVVQMTGEVYFEVAKNPNQPFKVQSGGTEIRVLGTHFNVMAYDDEAEQKTTLIEGSIHLSSGKFSQLLKPGQQALVDPFGINVNNNCDLEAVMAWRNDLFIFKDMEIKAIARQLVRWYDIQVVFKGTPSKISYTGTISKDVELSELLSMLQFTGLKYELNGHVLTIID from the coding sequence ATGGGCAGATCAATAGCCGTTTCCCTACTTAAAAAATATCTTTCTGGGGATTGTACTGTTAGTGAAATAAAAGAAGTAGATCAATGGTTTGATAGTATGGATGAGGTACCTGAAGATCTTGTCGGTCTTTCTGATGACCAGCGCAAACTCGTGGAAGATAAAATTTTTGAACGCATTCTGCTCAATATCCAAACTAAAGGTCAGCAAAAGATAATATCACTTCCTAAAAAATCAATACGTATAAGTACCATGTTATGGGCAGCAGCATCACTCGTTGTGGTTCTGGGAGCGGTGCTGACCTGGAGATATATTTCGCAACTACACCTGCAAAATCAAACTGCAAAATTACATCAATCGAATCATATAAAACCGGGTGGTAACAGGGCGGTTTTGACATTAGACGATGGATCTTCAGTTGTATTAACTGAAGCCAAAATAGGTGCACTGGCCGACCAGCAAAACGTTAGTGTTGTAAAAACAGCTGAAGGCGAACTCAGCTATAAAATGCATACCGGATCTGCATCTTCAAAAATAAGCTTTAATAAGATTACCACGCCGCTTGGTGGGAAATACAGCGTTGTTTTGCCTGATGGAAGTAAAGCCTGGTTAAATGCGAAATCAAGCTTGCGGTTCCCAACTGCTTTTAAGGGCGCTGAAAGAGTTGTGCAGATGACAGGCGAAGTATATTTCGAAGTGGCCAAGAATCCTAATCAGCCCTTTAAGGTACAATCGGGTGGAACGGAAATTAGGGTACTGGGTACGCATTTTAACGTAATGGCTTATGACGATGAGGCCGAGCAGAAAACAACGTTAATTGAAGGCAGTATCCATTTATCATCTGGTAAATTTTCACAGCTATTGAAACCCGGACAACAAGCCCTGGTAGATCCGTTTGGCATAAACGTGAATAACAATTGCGATTTGGAAGCTGTAATGGCCTGGAGAAACGATCTTTTCATCTTTAAAGATATGGAGATCAAAGCAATTGCCAGGCAGTTGGTTCGATGGTATGATATTCAGGTTGTATTTAAAGGAACGCCTTCTAAAATATCTTATACAGGAACAATATCTAAAGATGTAGAACTCTCAGAGTTGTTAAGTATGCTTCAATTTACAGGATTAAAATATGAATTGAACGGACATGTGCTAACTATAATCGATTAA
- a CDS encoding TonB-dependent receptor, whose protein sequence is MKKIYKLIYFTEVRRLQGVLIMLMLFSINVMAQNTRNISGRVVDETNQPIPGVTIRIKGSTGGTSTNPDGNYTLSVKSSNVLVFSMLGSISKEVPVGNQTRINVTLMPDNQTLKDVVVIGYGTANKKDVTGSVTSIKSEEFNQGVMVNPAQLLQGKVAGLNVTKSGDPNAKPSITLRGPSSFREGAAQEPFYVIDGVPGASIDLLAPADIESIDILKDASSTAIYGSRAANGVIMVTTKRSKNGQARLSYNGYAAVEKVSKKYDMLSAPELRQYLADNKQTLNPIDDDGSDTNWQSLLERTGFSQNHNVSFGGSGQASDYGASVNYLDNKGILKNTSLKRTIVRAYINQKFFNDRLKLGLTVTNSNSKSSDIYQTQALPNMLFYLPTVSPFNTDGTYKENYNRTGSGTRNPLSIVDNNVINNLNNKTLINGMAQVNILDGLKFTASVSSQRDQNNYSTYLNSQSGLARGVNGQAQKFDVLNKSQVLEGYFNYDKTFGKHGLKLLAGYSWQEDRTNDGFGVTTQNFSNDNLGYNNLFLSNPTLLSQIAFNNAPISTLRLISYYGRVQYNYNEKYLFQASLRNDGSSAFGRNNRWGLFPAVSAGWRIIGEDFMKTVPVVSDLKLRAGYGVSGNSLGFDAFSALLIYGTPAGNSKFLNNGNISNAIGPVRNPNPDLKWESTATTNIGLDFGLFKDRITGSVDFYVKKTSDLIYDRYEVSTTQFFLPNITANVGKIKNKGVEFSLNAIAVKTDNFKWTTSPNIAHNKNVVETLSDDFYKISFIQTAQLGGKGQSGNFSQLIQPGYALGTFNLWNYAGKNAAGVSTYVNAAGQTIATQPLTTDAKIAGDAQPKLIYGWANTFNYKNWDLNFLVRGVLGNKILNATMASLNNPADAKLQNIPRFTLGESFNDTNAYLISDRFVESGSYLRLDNATIGYTIKPKAQSIKAIRLYVTANNLFVITNYSGIDPEINMGGVTPGIDNNNYYPKTRTYSFGVSASF, encoded by the coding sequence ATGAAAAAAATTTACAAACTGATTTACTTTACTGAGGTACGCAGGCTGCAGGGGGTATTGATTATGCTAATGCTTTTCTCCATAAATGTAATGGCGCAAAATACCCGGAACATTAGCGGTAGGGTTGTTGATGAAACCAACCAGCCGATTCCTGGTGTAACGATAAGAATAAAAGGTTCGACAGGCGGAACTTCTACAAATCCTGATGGAAACTACACCCTATCGGTAAAATCATCAAACGTTTTAGTTTTTTCCATGCTGGGTAGCATCTCAAAGGAAGTGCCTGTTGGTAATCAAACGCGAATTAATGTAACGCTCATGCCAGACAATCAGACATTGAAGGACGTTGTGGTAATCGGTTATGGTACAGCGAATAAAAAAGATGTAACGGGTTCAGTAACCTCCATTAAGTCTGAAGAATTTAATCAGGGTGTAATGGTAAATCCCGCCCAGTTACTTCAAGGAAAGGTTGCCGGTTTAAATGTAACCAAAAGTGGCGATCCAAATGCTAAGCCATCAATTACACTTCGTGGGCCTTCATCATTCAGAGAAGGTGCAGCACAAGAGCCTTTTTATGTTATCGATGGTGTTCCGGGAGCATCAATTGATTTATTGGCCCCTGCCGATATTGAAAGTATAGATATCTTAAAGGATGCATCCTCAACGGCAATTTATGGTTCACGCGCTGCAAATGGGGTAATTATGGTGACCACAAAAAGATCTAAAAATGGGCAGGCACGCCTTTCATACAATGGTTATGCTGCGGTAGAAAAGGTTTCCAAGAAATATGATATGCTATCTGCGCCAGAGTTAAGGCAGTACCTTGCAGATAATAAACAGACTTTAAACCCGATCGATGACGATGGTTCTGATACCAACTGGCAATCGTTATTGGAAAGAACAGGTTTTTCACAGAATCATAATGTTTCTTTCGGTGGTTCTGGTCAGGCATCCGATTATGGCGCTAGTGTAAATTACCTGGATAACAAAGGAATACTAAAAAATACTTCTTTAAAAAGAACTATTGTAAGGGCATATATCAATCAGAAATTTTTTAACGACAGGTTAAAACTTGGCTTAACGGTTACCAACAGCAATTCAAAAAGCTCGGATATTTATCAAACGCAGGCTTTACCAAATATGCTGTTCTATTTACCAACGGTAAGTCCATTCAACACTGATGGTACTTACAAAGAAAACTATAACCGTACCGGAAGCGGAACGAGAAATCCTTTATCAATTGTAGATAATAATGTCATCAATAACCTGAACAATAAAACACTGATTAATGGAATGGCGCAGGTGAATATTCTTGATGGCCTGAAGTTCACAGCCAGTGTTTCTTCGCAAAGGGATCAGAATAATTACAGCACTTACCTGAACAGCCAATCGGGATTAGCAAGGGGTGTTAACGGACAGGCGCAAAAATTTGATGTTTTAAATAAAAGTCAGGTACTTGAAGGTTATTTTAATTATGATAAAACTTTCGGGAAACACGGTTTGAAATTACTTGCAGGTTATTCATGGCAGGAAGACAGAACCAATGATGGTTTTGGCGTTACCACACAGAATTTCTCAAATGATAATTTAGGTTACAACAACCTTTTCCTTTCAAACCCGACGTTGCTTTCGCAAATCGCATTCAATAACGCCCCGATATCTACCTTAAGATTAATTTCCTACTACGGAAGGGTTCAATATAATTACAACGAGAAATATTTATTTCAGGCCTCGTTACGAAATGATGGTTCATCTGCTTTCGGAAGAAATAACCGTTGGGGTTTATTCCCTGCTGTATCTGCCGGATGGAGAATTATTGGCGAGGATTTTATGAAAACTGTTCCGGTAGTGAGTGATTTAAAACTACGTGCAGGTTATGGTGTTTCAGGCAACAGTTTAGGTTTTGATGCCTTTTCTGCACTACTGATTTACGGTACGCCTGCCGGAAATAGTAAGTTTTTAAATAATGGCAATATCAGCAATGCAATTGGGCCGGTAAGAAATCCGAATCCGGATTTGAAATGGGAAAGTACGGCAACCACCAACATTGGTTTAGATTTTGGCTTATTTAAAGACAGAATTACAGGTTCAGTTGATTTTTATGTGAAGAAAACTTCTGATTTAATTTACGATCGTTATGAAGTATCTACCACGCAGTTTTTCCTGCCAAACATAACAGCCAACGTAGGTAAAATCAAAAATAAAGGTGTGGAGTTCTCTTTAAACGCTATTGCAGTTAAAACTGACAATTTCAAATGGACAACCTCTCCAAACATAGCACACAATAAAAACGTTGTAGAAACCTTATCTGATGATTTCTATAAAATCTCATTCATTCAAACGGCTCAGTTGGGTGGTAAAGGCCAGTCAGGAAATTTCAGTCAGTTAATTCAGCCAGGTTATGCCCTGGGTACCTTCAATTTATGGAACTATGCGGGTAAAAATGCGGCTGGCGTAAGTACTTATGTTAATGCTGCCGGACAAACCATCGCTACACAACCCTTAACCACTGATGCTAAAATTGCAGGCGATGCACAACCAAAATTAATTTACGGATGGGCAAATACCTTCAACTATAAAAACTGGGATTTGAATTTCCTTGTTCGTGGGGTATTAGGTAATAAAATCCTAAATGCAACAATGGCATCATTAAACAATCCGGCTGATGCCAAGCTGCAAAATATCCCCAGATTTACTTTAGGCGAATCTTTCAACGATACAAATGCATACCTGATTTCTGATCGTTTTGTGGAAAGTGGTTCTTACCTGCGCTTAGACAATGCTACAATCGGTTACACCATTAAGCCAAAAGCACAATCAATTAAAGCGATCAGACTTTACGTTACAGCAAATAATCTTTTCGTGATTACAAACTACAGCGGTATTGATCCTGAGATTAATATGGGTGGTGTAACGCCAGGTATAGACAATAACAATTATTATCCAAAAACAAGAACCTATAGTTTTGGTGTAAGTGCATCATTCTAA
- a CDS encoding alkaline phosphatase has product MNRRSLLKGGFLAGLGLPFVGMKDVIASPVVGSKKAKNIIMMVSDGMSIGTLNMADIYSNRIFGKSSKWLGLYRDNKAVRALMDTASASSLVTDSAAASSSWGGGMRVRNGSLNVGMKGEKPQPILQKFKEKGKKVGCVTTVPITHATPAGFCINIDNRGGQDIIAEMYLGLKFDVMMGGGHKYFGEKREGGNLIPKYLIQGYKVAENRAEMLALDQSKPVLGLFAEDGMPYEIDRLHDQELIKSTPTLAEMTMKAIELMKDHKDGFALQVEGGKVDWAAHSNDLSGLIFDQLAFDEAVGKVIEFAEKDGETLVIITTDHGNSNPGLFYADEANKKFDSLQNFKHSNTWLLAQLNQSFSEQKIIDLIKENQGFEMKSEDVKSLLVHFKDIVPGQLYNESNLPFYEYGKILGKYTDVQWAGMNHTGDYVELTMFGPGSENLKPFVKNYELHNFMLKAAEMPEAFLVKV; this is encoded by the coding sequence ATGAACAGAAGATCGTTATTAAAAGGAGGCTTTTTAGCCGGTTTAGGTTTGCCTTTTGTGGGTATGAAAGATGTAATCGCTTCTCCAGTAGTTGGGAGTAAAAAGGCGAAAAACATCATCATGATGGTAAGTGATGGGATGAGTATCGGAACGTTGAATATGGCAGATATCTATTCCAATCGCATATTTGGCAAAAGCAGTAAATGGTTGGGGCTTTACAGAGATAACAAAGCAGTAAGAGCGCTGATGGATACCGCTTCGGCGAGTTCTTTGGTTACTGATTCTGCTGCGGCAAGTTCATCCTGGGGTGGAGGCATGCGCGTTAGAAACGGATCACTAAACGTTGGCATGAAAGGAGAAAAGCCTCAACCGATTCTTCAAAAGTTTAAAGAAAAAGGTAAAAAGGTAGGTTGTGTAACCACTGTGCCCATTACGCATGCAACGCCGGCAGGTTTTTGCATCAATATTGATAACCGCGGCGGTCAGGATATTATTGCAGAAATGTATCTGGGTCTGAAATTCGATGTGATGATGGGTGGCGGGCATAAATATTTCGGTGAGAAAAGGGAAGGTGGGAATCTCATTCCGAAATATTTAATTCAGGGTTATAAAGTTGCAGAAAACAGGGCCGAAATGTTAGCCTTAGATCAATCAAAGCCTGTTTTAGGTTTGTTTGCAGAAGATGGCATGCCTTACGAGATCGACCGTCTACACGACCAGGAACTCATCAAATCGACGCCAACACTGGCAGAGATGACCATGAAAGCAATCGAACTAATGAAAGATCATAAAGATGGTTTTGCATTACAGGTTGAAGGTGGTAAAGTGGATTGGGCTGCGCATTCAAATGATTTGAGCGGTTTAATTTTCGATCAGCTTGCTTTTGATGAAGCTGTTGGAAAAGTAATAGAATTTGCTGAAAAAGATGGAGAAACCTTAGTGATCATCACTACAGATCATGGTAATTCGAACCCTGGTTTGTTTTATGCTGATGAAGCCAACAAAAAGTTCGATAGCCTTCAAAACTTCAAACACAGTAATACCTGGCTTTTGGCTCAGCTTAATCAATCATTTAGCGAACAGAAAATAATTGATTTGATCAAAGAAAATCAAGGTTTTGAAATGAAATCAGAAGATGTAAAATCTTTATTGGTTCACTTTAAGGATATTGTTCCAGGGCAGCTTTATAATGAATCAAACCTGCCATTTTATGAGTATGGCAAAATTTTGGGTAAATATACTGATGTACAATGGGCGGGTATGAACCATACCGGAGATTATGTTGAGTTAACGATGTTTGGTCCGGGATCTGAAAATTTAAAACCTTTTGTTAAAAATTACGAGCTGCATAATTTCATGCTCAAAGCTGCAGAAATGCCTGAAGCATTTTTAGTAAAAGTTTAA
- a CDS encoding RNA polymerase sigma-70 factor yields MGNQHNHTDEELIVMLRENEVVAFKEIYTRYWYDLYLITNKRLRSKEAAEEIIQNFFTTFWINREKINITGSLKAYLHSAIRYSIIDYLAKEATRNNYLELLSFSYQEATNTTEETIFIKELENGINGVISKLPAKCRRVFELSRKEHKSNKEIAELLGLSEKTVENHITNALKHFRVHYKVILIASGFAWLLR; encoded by the coding sequence ATGGGCAACCAACATAATCATACTGATGAAGAACTGATCGTAATGTTGAGAGAGAACGAAGTGGTTGCTTTCAAGGAAATTTATACCAGGTATTGGTATGATTTATATCTGATTACCAATAAAAGATTAAGGTCTAAAGAAGCCGCAGAAGAGATTATTCAGAATTTCTTCACAACATTCTGGATCAATCGGGAGAAAATAAATATCACAGGGTCTTTAAAGGCTTATCTCCATTCTGCTATCCGCTATTCTATTATTGATTATCTGGCTAAGGAGGCTACCCGGAACAATTACCTCGAACTGCTTTCATTTAGTTATCAGGAGGCTACAAATACCACTGAAGAAACCATATTTATAAAAGAGTTGGAAAACGGAATCAACGGAGTGATTTCGAAGTTACCCGCCAAATGCAGAAGGGTATTTGAACTCAGCAGAAAAGAGCACAAATCTAATAAGGAAATTGCCGAATTACTGGGACTGTCTGAAAAGACTGTTGAAAACCATATTACCAATGCCTTAAAACACTTTAGGGTGCATTATAAGGTGATTTTGATTGCTTCTGGTTTTGCCTGGTTACTCCGTTAA
- a CDS encoding OB-fold nucleic acid binding domain-containing protein, whose translation MKSQIKKTAITACFALMSIVTLAQVRPNDNPPAPPIGPGEMLPHPGRNRGGLEGGALKVLTSLNGKVIAYQTNDRYIYNSFTLQNGSQAITVRFPEQLGKQLMSAAAKGKSVTVKGFTDNGPDGVNVFQMASLLVGGTQIADSPPTVPIAPVNAQSGTFTGKISDFKRDQGGAIRGLSLDNKVQIDLPPPAIEQLQSLLKAGDKVKVTGIKDTPPSGVALETGAPTIIHPETIEINGQTYLLR comes from the coding sequence ATGAAAAGTCAAATCAAAAAAACAGCAATAACTGCTTGTTTCGCGCTGATGAGCATAGTAACACTAGCGCAGGTACGTCCAAATGATAACCCTCCGGCACCACCTATAGGGCCTGGAGAAATGCTTCCTCATCCTGGGCGAAACAGAGGCGGTTTGGAAGGCGGTGCTTTAAAAGTTTTAACGTCACTAAACGGAAAGGTTATTGCCTACCAAACGAATGACAGGTATATTTATAATAGTTTCACCTTGCAAAATGGCAGTCAGGCGATCACAGTCAGGTTTCCGGAACAACTAGGTAAACAATTAATGAGTGCAGCAGCTAAGGGTAAATCGGTAACTGTAAAAGGCTTTACAGATAATGGACCAGATGGTGTAAATGTATTCCAAATGGCGAGTTTGCTGGTTGGTGGAACGCAAATAGCAGATAGCCCGCCAACCGTACCTATTGCACCAGTTAATGCACAGTCTGGAACCTTTACAGGAAAAATCAGTGATTTTAAGCGTGACCAGGGAGGTGCAATCCGCGGGCTTAGCCTCGACAATAAGGTACAGATAGATTTGCCTCCACCTGCAATTGAACAGTTACAATCTTTATTAAAAGCTGGTGATAAAGTAAAGGTAACCGGAATTAAAGACACACCACCATCAGGTGTAGCATTGGAAACTGGTGCCCCAACCATCATTCACCCGGAAACCATAGAGATTAATGGACAGACTTATTTGTTGAGATAA